The Ictalurus furcatus strain D&B chromosome 23, Billie_1.0, whole genome shotgun sequence genome includes the window ACTTCCTGGAATGTTCTGAAATAAGTCTATTCTGCAAAGCTTGTGAACTTGGCAAAACTGATGATGAAAtaccacacattcacacagtgtCATTTAGCACGTAAAAGGAGATGTAAGTGTTCTTTTCAGTGTGTGTCAAGATTTCCAAATCAGTATATAGAGCACTCATCAGTTTTGTCAGACACATCTGAGCAAGAAATATGCACGGATTAACCGAGGTAAGATCTTGGGTTTATTCATCTAACTCTGCAGTATGTTCAATATTATTCaacttaattatttttataatcacaAATATATTCAGACTTACTCTAATTCTGGAGTTAAACCTCACAAGGTTGATAATAAGTACAGAAGTCCAGAAGTACAGAAGCGTTTACTTTAGTGTTTGTAAATTGCAAATTCATTGGACTCCAAAATCGTGGCTTACCTTTCATATGTGATCAGCCTATTAAAACCTATTCAAACATAATCTGAATTTGCCATTTGGACAAGCTTGCCTCTAATTGGTCTACTTTAGCATAACTATTGGTGCATTTCTGATACGACTTTCTGTCATTTCTTAGCCTttcataaaaaattttaaaaaatcattccaATACTTCATCCATTATAATCCCTACATTCAAAGAACTTCTACAAGCATTCTCAAGGAAAATGACTAGGAATTGCAATGTTCATACAAATGAAGTTTAACCCGTCCCTCACCTTTTACCTTACCTGAGACAGATCTGTTCAAAGTGAAGTGCTTAGTTGAGGTACAACTGTTGAAActtctgcaaaaaaataaaaaataaaaatcgaaCATAGAGCAACTCCAGTGTCTTGCCGTTCTATTAAAGGAGTGggaatttttttgcatttatattaaCTTTCCCCAACATTATATAAATTCTCCCTGGAAAGGCTTTCTTCTTATTAACATTAGAGAAAACCCTTTACAATGATGATAAACTTGAGCAGCTTAAATAATTAATGCCTAGAATGACTGAAGTTTAATAGTCACACTTTGTGCTGCAAAAAAATCTTTCCATtaattcaatattttatgtTACCGCCATCTACAAAATCTTTATTACCAGGCACACATAATGTTACATTCTTAAAGGTTCTTCGGCTGTTCCTCTGGGAGAATCCTTAAAGGTTCAGGATCAAATCCTACAACAGAACACTTCTTCAGAAAGAACGTATTTTAGGAAGAACCCTTAACTGTACAAACTATACTATACTTAACTATACAAGCATCCATTTTCTAAGAGTATATTAAACTCACAGTGTTCCAGATTTACCTTCCTACTAGTATCCCTTTCTGATACAACTCTTTTTTGGAAACTATGAACCTTTACGGACCTAAGAAGAACCATctgaagaatgtttttttttgtttccctctGAGAGTGTATTAAACACTGTCAGAGTTATCTTCTTATTTGAATCCCTTTAAGAACGGTTTCTTAGCTGGACCTCGGATCTAAGTTAAGAACCCCTGAAGAGCCATTGACGAGTGTAAAGCCTTAGGgttcttctgaccaatcctggaTGCACAACTGACTTATTTATCAAGACAGTTCAGATAAAATTTAAATACTTGAGATGTTCTAggtattaagaagaaaataattacaaatacatTGGAGTTAGGAGAAGACGGTGTTGCCACTTCacggctccagggtccccgtTTTGATGGACttgctactctaaattgcccatcagtgtaaatgtatgtgaatttgtgtgtgcatgatgccatGTGATAGACCTGCATTCGATTCAGGGTGTattgaataattgaataattggGAGTGTGCACCACACACTTCATGGGATAGACATGATGGAAGAGTTCTTGGCTTACAAAGAAAACAGCAATCTGTTGTAGGATCCGACCTAGAACCTTTTAAGGAACTGAAAGCCTTTGCTGTGATGGTGAAATGATGTTATTTCTAAAGTGTGTAACTGGAGCTTAACAGTTATATAAACAGAGCTTTGTAGGAAAATTACTCTGAAAAGTACTGGCAACACagagacttttttaaaaaaagaaggtaaGCCTCTTGTGGAATTCTGAGCTGCTTTAGAATGAAGAGCAATTCGTCTTTTCAGTGCATGCATGACCTTAGCTTGAGGGCCTTTGCTAACTGGTTGTCATTCAACATTTGAGAGTTTCACTCAGTTTTCAGTAAACAGAGAGAAGAAATTTGGCAGTTTTATCTGGCAGTAATGGATGTTGAATTTTTGTGTTAGTAACTATGGAAATAGAACTAGCATAAAGTAGAATTGCTCTTCAAGCTTAATCTTGTATCTTTTTTTCTCGGTTCTCAATCACATAACCTAGCAGTTGTGAACTGAAATGGTGAATTGAAGTGAATGATACTTTCTATTAAAATTTTAATGAGaatgtttctctttctgttgaTTGCCCTAAAAGCCAAACATGATATGGACAACAGATCTGAGCAATCTGGTCCTGGCGGTGGATGCCATCACCCTGATCGCAGGTGTTCCTGCCAACCTGCTGGCTCTCTACACCTTCATTCAAAAGGTGAAGCAGCGATGTATGCCCATCGATGTGCTCTTGCTCAGCCTCACCATCTCAGACCTgatcttccttttcttccttccGTTCCGCATGAAAGAGGCGGCCGACATGAAATGGACCCTGACCTACTTCCTGTGTCCACTTTCAGGGTTCTTCTTCTACACAACCATTTACAACAGCACCTTCCATTTAACAGCTATCAGTGTGGAGCGTTATCTGGGAGTGGCCTTTCCAATCAAGTACAAACTCAAGCGACGTCCTCGATATGCCGTGATCGCTTGTGTCATATTCTGGGTGGTTTCCATGGCCCATTGCAGTATTGTCTACATTATGCAGTACTATAGGCACAATAATGAAAGTTTCACTAATCCAGTCAACAAGGAGGTCTGCTATGAGGAGTTTAGCAATGAACAGTTGAACATCCTTTTGCCGGTCCGTTTGGAATTGTTCCTCGTGCTGTTCTGCACCCCTTTTATCATCTGCAGCTTCTGCTACATCAGATTCATCCACATTCTCTGCCACTTACCTAACATCAAACCTAAGAAGCGCTTCAGGGCCATTGGGCTTGCCCTAGCCACCCTCCTGGTCTTTATCATCTGCTTCATGCCTTACAATGTGTCCCATGTTGTAGGTTATATTAAATGGGAGAGTCCTGCTTGGAGAGTGTACGCACTGCTCCCCAGCACCCTGAATGCCTGTTTGGACCCCctcgttttttatttttcctcttcaGCACTTCGGGGGACTTTAAAACACCTGATACAAGGATCCAACAAGCGGAGGCACCCCTCCTGCTGCCGGAATTTCCTCAACTGTCCCAAGTTAAACTGTACTGCGCATGAAGAAAGCACACATAGTTCCAATGACACTTCTCACTAGAAGCGCACAATCTATAATCGCAGATAAGCAGATAAGTAAAAATTTTTTACCGGCATGTTATAAGGGTTGTGCAACCATTACATTTTACAAGTCAACCAATCATTCAAAAAAGTAGTTTTACGGATTCtaataaacaacagcaaaaaactGTCCAACCCTGTGACAGTTAAAAGCCATACAGCGGTTATGAATGACATTTCCAGCTTCAGTGTTTCTTTAGGCTATACaattaacaacaaaaatgtaaatcaatCAGTCCagtaaatgtgcaaaataataaatatgtgtatCTTGTTACACTATTTAAGGATATACCAATCCTTATATTGCATATAGACAACATGGTGGCTCAGCTGAAATGTTTGATCTTGCTGGTAATGAGtgcgcagcatggaagctcgTGTCCTTCAGCAGAGAGGTGTCCTTCCTTGGCTAGATAATACAATGTCTACAGCAGTGACTGAGGGATATTCCCAAGTTGGTAATGAACTGCCACATTCGACTGTGGTATTGTAAATGCCACTTCAGTAGTGCCTGAAAATATTCATCCGTGCTTTTTGGCcattcctatatatatatatatatataatatgaaatttGAACGCGGCAGTTCATAAATTTCATAAGCTATTAATACAGGGTGATTCAAACTATGTTAACACTTTACTGGTatcatttttctttacagttttcTGTTGTGGGTTTTTGAAGCATTCAGGTTACATTTTACAGTCCAAAATCAGTAACTTACCCTACTTGTTTTATGATGTTACTGTGTTTCTGCTACacaatttcagtgttttaatgtCATATACtaagtgttaatttttttttaaatcaccctGTATGAACAGATGGATAAAACTCATGAGTCCCAAGGCAAGAAAAAAACGAAAATGATGCTGTAATATAGCATAAATTCGCATAACTTAGATTTGaatataataatgcaatatttgATGTTGAATAttatatgaatttattattaaggTATTATGAATTTGTATTGGAACAGAACTTCTATCTTCCATCCACTATTTtttgcagtctttttttttttttttttttttttttttttttacttgtatatactgtaatggggcgcacggtggcttagtggttagcacattcgcctcacacctccagggtccggggttcgattcccaccgtgtgtgtgcggagtttgcatgttctccccgtgctgtgggggtttcctccgggtactccggtttccttccccagtccaaagacatgcatgataggctgattggcatgtccaaagtgtccgtagtgtatgaatgggtgtgtgaatgtgtatgtgattgtgccctgcaatggattggcaccctgtccagggtgtaccccgccttgtgcccgatgcttcctgggataggctccaggttcccccgcgaccctgaaaaggagtaagcgtttgaagatggatggatggatggataatgtaaTAGGAAAATAGAATTCAGGGAACTtttaagaaattattttttcattttataacccaaccctgaccaggatgaatggaagtattttattactttacaGACACATGTTAACTTTATTGTAAAATCAATATTGTAATCTAGTGATGTATGTTTCTCTGCATTTTACACtttgcattatgtaaaataatgaaaatgttaGTTAATGCATATGTGATGAACAAtagttttttaaatagtgtttattttaaattattaataacaacTACTATTGTTAAGcttttttctacatttaacatttagtaTGAATTATGGCAATGATATAATTATGGCAATGTACCAGTGTAAATATggaacatattttaaaatgtattctgtttGAAAATACTGCTGTAAATTATAAAGCTGATATATTTATGAAGCTTGAGGTTATTAGTAATGGCTCatgaaaatgtggaaaaagcataataggttaTAGCACTGTGCGAGGGCAATGTGaacaagtaataataatatagtaagaaTCATAAGTAAGTAAGAATAATACGAACAAGCAATGTGTCTCGTTCTTACCATTAAACAAGCTCAGAAAATCAATGTCTCGTTAttgaaaaatgacttttttaatTATCAGAaggaaatatataattttatttatttatttatttatcaaaaaaacctgctgttatttaacatagcaaggagtctccagtgtcagtgctttgtatcagtaagttttctgccacaggaaaCTCTTCAGGAAGGAAGAGTTTACACTTATTGGTTTCTTCGTAACATGacaagatgtgtttttttttctcattaacTTAAAGAGAATGAAAAAAGAGAGGGTGGTGAAAGTACGACATGAAGTGacattaagtgtaactataaacagttaaaaattaCAACacattcacatgaaaatgaatcacatgaaaatgaatcacatgtaaatgaatcacatgtaaatgtatcatgtgaaaatgaataaatgaattaaaatacaaaaattacaACATGCCACgcattaattaataaagcatcaatagtgttggcaaattgctgtggtataagagtgaaaaaacaacaacaacaacaacaatttacagaaaaataatcagtttcAGGGTGGCAACAGTAACTATTGTTATATCTCGATTGTcttcctataacggcacatcCCCAAGTATTCTCTtccttatttattatattataaccaTGGTATGAAATCATTACACTTCAGACTCACTGACGTTAGCGAAGATGGAAGGTGACGTGACGAGACGAAAGAAACATTCAGTTGTTCGTTTCTTGAACCTTTTACGTGCTAAGCATGCTGGTATGTGAGCTGCACAGTATTGTGAAACCCTTGCATTTCCCGTAGAGGGATTTTCCAGAGCATGAGCTACTGAATAAAGTATAAACCACATTTTCTCCACTATCAGtggcatttacacacacattgtgcAGTGAAAGGATAAAGAATGTGGAGACAGCTCATTGCTGTGGAAAGGGGAAAGCCTGAGAGTAAGACGTGAGCTATAGAGGAGTAGTGTATATTAATTATGCTCCTGAAGTACTGCtgaaatcacaaacacacacttttgtctggctatccttgtgaggaccttccgcTCACATAATTAATGCTAACACCAACGTCTAACCTGATCTTTACTGTAACcttttttggttggtttttgattagttttttaaatatatatttttaaaataaaagctgcaattttgttttaatacattaaaaaaaaaacaaacaaaaaaaaaaacgttttcttATCCCCACAAATGTCCCTACAAGGTCAAAAATGTCTGATATTCCTATGTTTGTTGGGACATtaaaccaaaacattaaatcagacacacacacatgccatgcaacacacactccttcatccCCTCTGTCTCcgtccctccctctcacacccATAATCAAGACACACACCTGAAGGTGCATAAACCCCGATAAGAACCAGGCTCTCTGAAGCtgctcacacactcatcctTGTCTTCCCCGTCTCACCTTCCTAATCAAGACACACCTGAAGTTCCAGATAAGAGGCAGGCTGTCTGTAACTACTGACCTGCACACgtttcacacacccacacacccacttCTCGGACATAATGACATACAGGAGGGATGTATCCACGGAGAGTGGATAGAGAGTTTGGGTGGCTCGGGCTTATTAATTTTCCATGATCAAATGGCGAGAGCAAACATTGAGGCGAGGACAGTGAGGAAGCAGGCAGCAGATAGACCCTCGCCTCCGATCAAAGCAGCTGGACAGCATTCAGATAAGCACCACTCCTCCCCAGTCACAGTTCTGAGAACTGTCCACAGCAGTCAAGGAATATTACATCATTTTTAATTCTTCTGCCTTGTGCAATTTGGTATCTTTTTACGCCTCACTGCGGGAATGCACATGAAGAAGTGCTAAGACTTCTTAAAAAGAGCTGATTCACTTTCTTTTCCGGACAAGGAAGTGTGTAACAGTAGGACTCTTCTGCGTCATGCATTGTCTTTGCTTGTGAAGCAACTAAGGCAAagttttaaaagtaaagaatTGGTGATAAGAAAGGTAAGGTGGAGAATGTGTACTGCTTTCTGGTCTTAccttaattaaattttttaacgaattgcaatatttttaatgaataattcatcTTTAAAGGGAAATTGCATTACGTTCCAATGGAATTTGTTTGGAATTGTAAAGAATATTAAGCAAGACGCACTAACGTGCTCGACAAACTCCGGCGATAACTTCACTTCCTGTGGAaatgattctttaaaaaaattccaaacAGACTATTCAGTAATAAGAATATAGAAATCATTTCTTTTACAATCCCAGCGTTATTACAttaattaaatgacattttaaatgatttatgtaACCCTTATCCATTAAGAGTGCTTCAGCTGTCACTCTGAAGAATCCCATAAATTTTTTACTGTATATAGAACCCTGCAATTATTTCCTTATCAACAATAATTCAAAACTAGAACCttcaaactgcaaaaaaaattataaattattttactaTGTTCATTAAATGGCATTTGAAgcaaatttgaataaaatttgaagactgtatttaaatattattatatgaatGGCATTTAATGCCATTTATTTCACCTATACTCTAGATAAAACCCTGCAAGTGTTTTCTCATCACAAATGGCTCTAAATTAAAAACCTTTTTAGAAAGCTATGCATTCCTAATTATACATTTCCATTTGATAAACACTTGACTATAGTaattaaattgcatttaaatCAATTTATACAACTTCGTCTACAATTTTCCCTCTGAGgaaacctttaaaggttctacCAGAAGGTGTTTTCCTAACAAAAATGGTTCCAAATGAGATATTTTTAGGATGTCATATACCCGTAATTACACAAGGAACTATTTAATGAATCATTGACTTTATTCATTAAATGACATTTAGAGCTATTTATTTTACCTACGTTGTATGGTTCCAAGCTAGAACTTATAGAAAGCTATGAACCATAGCTATACAAAGAGCTATCTGATAAATTGCTTGCTAAAGTAATGATCATTTAAAGCAACTTATAAATATTTAACGTTTATTCATGGTAAAAGGGCAAATCTATGTTTGTCTGTCCGAGGGAACCCATATGCAGGTACTATGTAGAACCCAACAAGAGAATATTTCCCTATCAGCAAGGGTTCCAAACTAGAGCCTTTTTAGGAAGCTGTGAACATTTCATTTGACAAAGAACCATTTACAATATCAATtgaatgtcatttaaaaagtgatttatttaacCTAGATTCTTAGAAAATCTAAAACTCTTGTTTGGTATGGTTGTTGCTTTGTCCCTCTGAAGAAACCCTTAAAAGTGCTATGTAAAaccctagggttagggttaagtgaATTTTACCCTATCGGAAAGGGCTCTAAAGTAGATATTTTTTGGAAGTGGTGAAGTATTACATTGCTGTTAAaacaactcatttaaaatggtcaAAATAAGAACACCTGACTATTTTAACTGTTTACTACATGAAATAAGTTGCATTTCACCTACAAAGCAGGTCAAATCTATATAGAATCCTGTAAGAgagttttccttttaaaaaatggttccTACAAACTAGAACTTTTTAGGACGGTATGAGCTCCTAACTATGCAAAGACCCATTTGACAAATGTATTAAACTCCTAggacctacctacctacctactaTATGCAACTTCACACTTTTCTAATAGTTCCTCTGTGGTTAATGAAGAATGCGTTCTGAGACAAATATATAAGCCTGGATTTAagagttttaaataaacataccagctgaatttttttttaaaagagaaaatgacaaTGACAAAGTTTCACACAGGTTATACTGTATGCTTACTGTACATTGTATATAGCAATAAACATTATTGCTTATATTACAACTTACACATTACTGGCAGCTTAGTCAGTGTTTATTGCACTGTAAGAAATTCCCTAGAACACAGGCTTAGCAGACAAAGGTTCAGGATGTCAGCTGTTTACTTTAATACAAAGAAACAGTCTTTAAGCAATCCTAACCCAGGAACAAGGCAGTGTTCCAACAGTCGGCTGTGACACGTAGCGGAATATGTC containing:
- the LOC128599854 gene encoding free fatty acid receptor 3-like, whose protein sequence is MHGLTEPNMIWTTDLSNLVLAVDAITLIAGVPANLLALYTFIQKVKQRCMPIDVLLLSLTISDLIFLFFLPFRMKEAADMKWTLTYFLCPLSGFFFYTTIYNSTFHLTAISVERYLGVAFPIKYKLKRRPRYAVIACVIFWVVSMAHCSIVYIMQYYRHNNESFTNPVNKEVCYEEFSNEQLNILLPVRLELFLVLFCTPFIICSFCYIRFIHILCHLPNIKPKKRFRAIGLALATLLVFIICFMPYNVSHVVGYIKWESPAWRVYALLPSTLNACLDPLVFYFSSSALRGTLKHLIQGSNKRRHPSCCRNFLNCPKLNCTAHEESTHSSNDTSH